The following are from one region of the Amycolatopsis sp. QT-25 genome:
- a CDS encoding PLP-dependent aminotransferase family protein: MAESWSSSGMDVHLDWRPESGRAGLAAVIRAAIREGRWQAGAAVPSTRALAQDLGVARGTVTRVYSDLAAEGYLRTAQGAPTRVATAGALPASPPRPVPRDPAPRWDLRPGRPNLSAFPRAAWLAATRRALHHAPMSAFDYTAESGAPELRETLAAYLARSRGVIADPERILVCAGFSHAIAILARVLHARGADEIAFENPSLHIYRDIAARNGPRVAGVPVDDHGITVSTLDSPAVVVTPAHQYPLGVTLAPERRAELTRWAEETGAVVVEDDYDGEFRFDQQQVGALQALAPERVVYVGTTSKTLAPSLRLGWMVLPRFLVEPVRTEMAASGARPALLDQLAMAELIESGAYDQHIRRCRTEYRLRRDRLLAALPDSVLPQGISAGLHLVLQFPGGLPGEMEVLAACRRRTIGLEGLSGYWIGEPHREGLIIGYGAAAKHAFGGAAQALREAIFEVT; this comes from the coding sequence ATGGCAGAATCATGGTCCAGTTCGGGAATGGACGTCCACTTGGACTGGCGTCCCGAAAGCGGCCGGGCCGGGCTCGCCGCGGTGATCCGCGCGGCCATCCGGGAGGGACGCTGGCAGGCGGGCGCCGCGGTGCCCTCGACCAGGGCGCTGGCGCAGGATCTCGGGGTGGCCAGGGGGACGGTCACCCGGGTCTACTCCGACCTCGCCGCCGAGGGCTACCTGCGGACGGCACAGGGCGCCCCGACCCGCGTCGCGACGGCGGGCGCGCTGCCCGCGTCACCGCCGCGGCCCGTCCCCCGCGACCCCGCGCCGCGCTGGGATCTGCGTCCCGGCAGGCCGAACCTGTCCGCGTTCCCCCGCGCCGCCTGGCTCGCGGCGACCCGCCGGGCACTGCACCACGCGCCGATGTCGGCGTTCGACTACACGGCCGAGTCCGGTGCGCCGGAACTGCGGGAGACACTCGCCGCGTACCTGGCCCGCAGCCGCGGCGTGATCGCCGATCCCGAGCGCATCCTGGTGTGCGCCGGGTTCTCGCACGCGATCGCGATCCTGGCGCGGGTCCTGCACGCGCGCGGCGCGGACGAGATCGCGTTCGAGAACCCGTCACTGCACATCTACCGGGACATCGCCGCCCGCAACGGTCCTCGCGTGGCCGGGGTCCCGGTCGACGACCACGGGATCACGGTATCCACTTTGGACAGTCCGGCGGTCGTGGTCACCCCGGCGCACCAGTACCCGCTGGGTGTCACCCTCGCGCCCGAGCGACGGGCGGAACTCACCCGCTGGGCGGAGGAGACCGGCGCCGTCGTCGTCGAGGACGACTACGACGGCGAATTCCGGTTCGACCAGCAGCAGGTCGGCGCGTTGCAGGCGCTGGCGCCCGAACGGGTCGTGTACGTGGGCACGACGAGCAAGACGCTCGCGCCGTCGTTGCGACTGGGGTGGATGGTGCTGCCGCGGTTCCTGGTCGAACCGGTCCGGACGGAGATGGCCGCGAGCGGCGCCCGGCCCGCGCTGCTGGACCAGCTGGCGATGGCCGAACTGATCGAATCGGGCGCCTACGACCAGCACATCCGCCGCTGCCGCACCGAATACCGTCTCCGGCGGGACCGGTTGCTCGCCGCCCTGCCGGATTCGGTGCTGCCGCAGGGGATCTCCGCCGGCCTGCATCTGGTGCTCCAGTTTCCCGGTGGCCTTCCCGGGGAGATGGAGGTGCTGGCCGCCTGCCGCCGTCGCACCATCGGGCTCGAAGGGCTCAGCGGCTACTGGATCGGCGAGCCGCACCGCGAAGGGCTCATCATCGGATACGGCGCCGCCGCGAAACACGCTTTCGGCGGCGCCGCCCAAGCCCTGCGCGAAGCCATCTTCGAGGTCACCTGA
- a CDS encoding TetR/AcrR family transcriptional regulator encodes MKEDSAKRRILWAAEALFAESGFDATPTSRIAERAGVPKGLVHYYFRRKPDLLAALVAELPDARIEPAVVVVPGDLVGSLRGLVVELDRRFDRSLALSHLLWREADTHRAVRDALADRFQQLVRQVKAVIVAATGGELATADVDSASGLLARAVSHRHATARHSEDGDPAGIDREVVFIAAALTRGQ; translated from the coding sequence GTGAAAGAGGATTCGGCGAAACGGCGCATCCTGTGGGCCGCGGAGGCGCTTTTCGCCGAATCCGGTTTCGACGCCACGCCCACTTCGCGGATCGCGGAGCGGGCGGGCGTGCCGAAAGGCCTGGTGCACTACTACTTCCGGCGCAAGCCGGACCTCTTGGCCGCGCTGGTCGCCGAACTGCCCGACGCCCGGATCGAACCGGCCGTCGTGGTGGTCCCGGGCGACCTCGTGGGCAGCCTTCGCGGTCTCGTCGTCGAACTCGACAGACGGTTCGACCGCTCCCTGGCGCTGTCACACCTGCTGTGGCGCGAGGCCGACACGCACCGCGCGGTCCGCGACGCGCTGGCCGACCGGTTCCAGCAACTCGTCCGCCAGGTGAAGGCGGTGATCGTGGCCGCGACCGGCGGCGAACTCGCGACCGCCGACGTCGATTCGGCGTCGGGACTGCTCGCCCGGGCGGTCAGCCATCGCCACGCGACAGCGCGGCACAGCGAGGACGGCGACCCCGCCGGAATCGACCGCGAGGTCGTCTTCATCGCCGCGGCGTTGACGCGGGGTCAGTGA
- the mce gene encoding methylmalonyl-CoA epimerase, translating into MNQVLKQFVTAIDHVGIAVPDLDAAIAFHAEHFGLEVAHEEVNEEQGVREAMLRAPGTAGTETAIQLLAPLREDSAIGKFLAKSGPGLQQLAYRVSDVDAAAAALRAQGLRLLYDEAKRGTSDSRVNFVHPKDAGGVLVELVEPAKTGH; encoded by the coding sequence ATGAACCAGGTGCTGAAACAGTTCGTGACGGCCATCGACCACGTCGGCATCGCGGTCCCCGACCTCGACGCGGCGATCGCCTTCCACGCCGAGCATTTCGGCCTGGAGGTCGCGCACGAGGAGGTCAACGAGGAGCAAGGGGTCCGCGAGGCGATGCTGCGCGCGCCGGGCACCGCCGGGACCGAGACCGCGATCCAGCTCCTCGCGCCGCTGCGCGAGGATTCCGCGATCGGCAAGTTCCTCGCGAAGAGCGGCCCCGGACTGCAGCAGCTGGCGTATCGAGTGTCCGATGTGGACGCCGCCGCGGCGGCGCTGCGCGCGCAGGGACTCCGGTTGCTCTACGACGAGGCCAAGCGTGGCACTTCCGACAGCCGGGTGAACTTCGTCCACCCCAAGGACGCGGGCGGCGTGCTCGTCGAGTTGGTGGAACCCGCGAAGACCGGTCACTGA
- a CDS encoding acetyl-CoA C-acetyltransferase has product MSGSVILGAARTPIGRLLGSLKDFSGAQLGGFAIKAALEQAGVSPDAVQYTIMGQVLTAGAGQIPARQAAVAAGIPMTVPALTVNKVCLSGLDAIALADQLIRAGEFDLIVAGGQESMTQSPHLLPKSRAGFKYGDTTLVDHMAYDGLFCAFDQVAMGSSTEKYNGRYGITREQQDEFSARSHQRAAAAIAEGRFDAEIAPVSIPQRKGDPVVFSKDEGVRADTTAEGLAKLRPAFASDGTITAGSASQISDGAAAVIVASKAKAEELGLTPLAEIGAHGVVAGPDASLHEQPSNAILAALAKEKLTADALDLIEINEAFAAVGLVSADKLGVGADKVNVDGGAIALGHPIGASGARLAVHLIHELRRRGGGLGAAALCGGGGQGDALLLRVP; this is encoded by the coding sequence GTGTCCGGTTCCGTGATCCTGGGTGCCGCCCGTACACCGATCGGGCGCTTGCTCGGTTCCCTGAAGGACTTCTCGGGCGCACAACTCGGCGGATTCGCCATCAAGGCGGCGCTGGAGCAGGCCGGTGTCTCGCCGGACGCGGTCCAGTACACGATCATGGGCCAGGTGCTCACCGCCGGCGCGGGCCAGATCCCGGCCCGTCAGGCCGCGGTGGCCGCCGGTATCCCGATGACCGTCCCGGCGCTGACCGTCAACAAGGTCTGCCTTTCCGGTCTCGACGCCATCGCGCTCGCCGACCAGCTCATCCGCGCGGGTGAGTTCGACCTGATCGTGGCGGGCGGCCAGGAGTCGATGACACAGTCGCCGCATCTGCTGCCGAAGTCCCGCGCGGGCTTCAAATACGGCGACACCACGCTCGTCGACCACATGGCCTACGACGGCCTGTTCTGTGCCTTCGACCAGGTCGCCATGGGCTCGTCGACGGAGAAGTACAACGGCCGCTACGGCATCACCCGGGAGCAGCAGGACGAGTTCTCCGCGCGATCGCACCAGCGTGCCGCCGCCGCCATCGCGGAGGGCCGCTTCGACGCCGAGATCGCCCCGGTGTCGATCCCGCAGCGCAAGGGCGACCCGGTCGTCTTCTCGAAGGACGAAGGCGTCCGCGCCGACACCACCGCGGAAGGCCTCGCGAAGCTGCGCCCGGCGTTCGCCTCCGACGGCACGATCACCGCCGGCTCGGCGTCGCAGATCTCCGACGGCGCGGCCGCGGTCATCGTCGCGAGCAAGGCCAAGGCCGAAGAACTGGGTCTGACGCCGCTCGCCGAAATCGGCGCGCACGGGGTGGTCGCCGGCCCGGACGCGAGCCTGCACGAGCAGCCGTCGAACGCGATCCTGGCCGCCCTGGCCAAGGAGAAGCTGACCGCGGACGCGCTCGATCTCATCGAGATCAACGAGGCGTTCGCCGCCGTCGGCCTGGTGTCGGCCGACAAGCTCGGCGTCGGCGCGGACAAGGTGAACGTCGACGGTGGCGCCATCGCCCTCGGTCACCCGATCGGCGCGTCCGGCGCGCGGCTCGCCGTGCACCTGATCCACGAACTCCGTCGTCGCGGCGGCGGCCTCGGCGCGGCCGCTCTCTGCGGTGGCGGCGGCCAGGGCGACGCGCTGCTGCTCCGCGTCCCGTAA
- a CDS encoding peptidylprolyl isomerase: protein MAKVVVAVLGAGLMLAAGTGTASAEGTPPKVTKGPCQYTQTPDEPAARPVPLPPDPRRTPARGKVPVQLKTNQGEIDLTLDRAKAPCTVQSFLHLAKHRFYDRTTCHRLTAYPTLKVLQCGDPSGTGEGGPGYRYKDELPVGLPPAPTDPTGERKVYARGVLAMANAGPATNGSQFFVVYGDSALRPNYTIFGTVGHEGLETLDDVAAGGIKPTPENPAPVDGAPVLKTDILRARPWFC, encoded by the coding sequence ATCGCGAAGGTCGTTGTGGCAGTGCTGGGCGCCGGGCTGATGCTCGCGGCCGGTACCGGAACGGCGTCGGCGGAAGGCACGCCGCCGAAGGTCACGAAGGGGCCGTGCCAGTACACGCAGACGCCGGACGAACCGGCCGCGCGGCCGGTCCCGTTGCCGCCGGATCCCCGTCGCACGCCGGCTCGGGGCAAGGTGCCGGTTCAGCTCAAGACGAACCAGGGCGAGATCGACCTGACCCTCGATCGGGCGAAGGCGCCGTGCACGGTGCAGAGCTTCCTCCATCTGGCGAAGCACCGGTTCTACGACCGCACGACCTGCCATCGGCTGACCGCGTACCCGACGCTCAAGGTGCTGCAGTGCGGTGACCCGAGCGGCACCGGCGAGGGCGGCCCCGGCTACAGGTACAAGGACGAACTGCCCGTGGGCTTGCCGCCCGCGCCGACCGACCCGACCGGTGAGCGCAAGGTGTACGCACGTGGCGTCCTCGCGATGGCCAACGCGGGCCCGGCGACGAACGGGAGCCAGTTCTTCGTCGTGTACGGCGACTCGGCGCTGCGCCCGAACTACACGATCTTCGGCACCGTCGGGCACGAAGGGCTCGAAACCCTCGACGACGTCGCCGCCGGCGGCATCAAGCCGACCCCGGAGAACCCCGCCCCGGTCGACGGCGCCCCCGTCCTGAAGACCGACATCCTCCGGGCGCGCCCCTGGTTCTGCTGA
- the meaB gene encoding methylmalonyl Co-A mutase-associated GTPase MeaB: MPVQLDIDELVDRARDGVPRAIARLLSLVEDAHPRLPEVAAKLTPYTGNARVIGLTGPPGVGKSTSTSALLTALRAKGSRVGVLAIDPSSPFSGGALLGDRIRMTEHVTDPGVFIRSMATRGHLGGLSWATPQAVRVLDAAGFDVVLIETVGVGQSEVDIVKLADTTVVLLAPGMGDGIQAAKAGVLEIADVFVVNKADRDGADATVHDLKQMISSVRREIRGPGWRQPIVRTVASRGEGVEDVVRALDEHHDWLVRRAELPGRRAARARDEVETIALRRLRTELVDLRSGDRLTELAERVVARTLDPFAAADELINDLRDA; this comes from the coding sequence TTGCCGGTACAGCTGGACATCGACGAACTGGTCGATCGCGCGCGGGACGGCGTCCCCCGCGCGATCGCCCGGTTGCTGTCGCTGGTCGAGGACGCCCATCCGCGGTTGCCCGAGGTCGCGGCGAAGCTGACGCCGTACACCGGCAACGCGCGGGTCATCGGGCTGACCGGCCCGCCCGGTGTCGGCAAGTCGACATCCACCTCCGCGCTGCTCACCGCGTTGCGGGCGAAGGGATCGAGGGTCGGCGTCCTGGCGATCGACCCGTCGTCGCCGTTCTCCGGCGGCGCGCTGCTCGGCGACCGGATCAGGATGACCGAACACGTCACCGATCCCGGCGTCTTCATTCGTTCGATGGCCACCCGCGGGCATCTCGGCGGCCTTTCGTGGGCGACGCCGCAGGCCGTCCGGGTGCTCGACGCGGCCGGTTTCGACGTCGTGCTGATCGAGACCGTCGGCGTCGGTCAGTCCGAAGTGGACATCGTGAAACTGGCCGACACCACGGTGGTCCTGCTCGCGCCGGGGATGGGCGACGGGATCCAGGCGGCCAAGGCCGGTGTGCTGGAGATCGCGGACGTGTTCGTGGTCAACAAGGCCGACCGCGACGGCGCGGACGCGACCGTGCACGACCTCAAGCAGATGATCTCTTCGGTACGCCGGGAAATTCGCGGTCCTGGCTGGCGTCAGCCGATCGTGCGGACGGTGGCCTCACGGGGCGAAGGCGTGGAGGACGTCGTCCGCGCGCTGGACGAACATCACGACTGGCTGGTCCGGCGAGCCGAACTACCCGGCCGTCGCGCGGCGCGGGCCCGTGACGAGGTCGAGACGATCGCCCTGCGGCGGCTGCGCACGGAACTCGTCGACCTGCGGTCCGGTGACCGGCTCACCGAACTGGCCGAACGCGTGGTGGCGCGGACGCTCGACCCGTTCGCCGCGGCCGACGAACTGATCAACGATCTTCGCGACGCGTGA
- a CDS encoding isocitrate lyase/phosphoenolpyruvate mutase family protein, protein MTAARLRELHVAGTPLLLPNAWDAGSARLVEAAGFPVVATSSFAVAEVLGYDDGEAAPADEMFAAASRIARAVSVPVTVDVEGGYGLDGTELAARLAEAGAVGCNYEDTDHASGGVRSLAAQAERIAELREAAGDALVINARVDVFLGASDERAVLDDAISRAKAYLEAGADCVYPILLKSPDVLGDFVRAVAPGAVNALPMPGGPDLSALTGLGVARISLGTGLWKSVRADLRAKLAGLTAGKLPH, encoded by the coding sequence ATGACGGCGGCACGGCTGCGGGAACTGCACGTCGCGGGAACGCCGTTGCTCCTGCCGAACGCGTGGGACGCCGGCAGCGCGCGTCTCGTGGAAGCCGCCGGATTCCCCGTCGTGGCGACGAGTTCCTTCGCCGTCGCGGAGGTCCTCGGATACGACGACGGGGAAGCCGCGCCCGCCGACGAGATGTTCGCCGCGGCGTCGCGGATCGCGCGGGCGGTCTCGGTGCCGGTGACCGTCGACGTGGAAGGCGGGTACGGGCTCGATGGGACCGAACTCGCGGCGAGGCTGGCCGAGGCCGGTGCCGTCGGCTGCAACTACGAGGACACCGACCACGCCTCGGGTGGAGTCCGTTCACTCGCGGCGCAGGCGGAACGGATCGCGGAGTTGCGCGAGGCGGCAGGGGACGCGCTGGTGATCAACGCCCGCGTCGACGTCTTCCTCGGCGCGTCCGACGAGCGGGCCGTACTGGACGACGCGATCTCGCGGGCCAAGGCGTACCTAGAGGCCGGGGCGGACTGCGTCTACCCGATCCTGCTGAAGTCACCGGACGTGCTCGGCGATTTCGTGCGGGCGGTCGCGCCGGGGGCGGTCAACGCCTTGCCGATGCCCGGAGGTCCCGATCTCTCCGCGCTCACCGGACTGGGGGTGGCGCGGATCTCGCTGGGCACCGGGCTGTGGAAGTCGGTACGCGCGGATCTCCGCGCGAAACTGGCCGGACTGACGGCGGGGAAGCTGCCTCACTGA
- the ccrA gene encoding crotonyl-CoA carboxylase/reductase produces the protein MTQIGEIQQAILNDDLGAVASLDVPESYRGVTVRKDEAAMFEGLESRDKDPRKSLHVDEVPTPELGPGEALVAVMASAINYNTVWTSIFEPVSTFKFLERYGRLSPLSKRHDLPYHVVGSDLSGVVLRTGPGVHNWKPGDEVVAHCLNVELEGPDGHNDTMLDTEQRIWGFETNFGGLAEIALVKANQLMPKPGHLTWEEAASPGLVNSTAYRQLVSRNGADMKQGDVVLIWGASGGLGSYATQYALNGGAIPVCVVSSPEKAEICRKLGAELIIDRSSGTGEGYEFWKDEHNQDPKEWQRFGKKIRELTGGEDPDIVFEHPGRETFGASVYAARKGGTIVTCASTSGYLHQFDNRYLWMNLKRIIGSHFANYRESWEANRLIAKGLIHPTLSKTYALEDTGQAALDVHRNAHQGKVGVLALAPEEGLGVRNHELREKHIDGINAFRNV, from the coding sequence ATGACGCAGATCGGCGAGATCCAGCAGGCCATTCTCAACGATGACCTCGGCGCCGTGGCGTCGCTCGACGTGCCGGAGTCCTATCGCGGGGTGACCGTGCGCAAGGACGAGGCCGCCATGTTCGAAGGCCTCGAAAGCCGGGACAAGGATCCGCGCAAGTCGCTGCACGTGGACGAGGTCCCGACGCCGGAACTCGGTCCGGGCGAGGCGCTGGTCGCGGTCATGGCGAGCGCGATCAACTACAACACCGTCTGGACCTCGATCTTCGAGCCGGTGTCGACCTTCAAGTTCCTGGAGCGCTACGGGCGGCTTTCGCCGCTGTCGAAGCGCCACGACCTGCCCTATCACGTGGTCGGCTCGGACCTGTCCGGCGTCGTGCTGCGCACCGGCCCCGGCGTGCACAACTGGAAGCCGGGCGACGAGGTCGTCGCGCACTGCCTCAACGTCGAACTCGAGGGCCCGGACGGGCACAACGACACGATGCTCGACACCGAGCAGCGGATCTGGGGTTTCGAAACGAACTTCGGCGGGCTCGCCGAGATCGCGCTCGTGAAGGCGAATCAGCTGATGCCGAAGCCGGGTCACCTCACCTGGGAGGAGGCCGCCTCCCCCGGCCTGGTGAACTCCACGGCCTACCGCCAGCTCGTCTCGCGCAACGGCGCCGACATGAAGCAGGGTGACGTCGTGCTGATCTGGGGCGCTTCGGGTGGCCTCGGTTCCTATGCGACGCAGTACGCGCTCAACGGCGGCGCGATTCCCGTGTGCGTGGTCTCCAGCCCCGAAAAGGCGGAGATCTGCCGGAAGCTCGGCGCGGAGCTGATCATCGACCGCAGCAGCGGCACCGGCGAGGGCTACGAGTTCTGGAAGGACGAGCACAACCAGGACCCGAAGGAGTGGCAGCGGTTCGGCAAGAAGATCCGCGAGCTGACCGGTGGCGAGGACCCGGACATCGTCTTCGAGCACCCTGGCCGCGAAACCTTCGGCGCCTCGGTCTACGCCGCGCGCAAGGGCGGCACGATCGTCACGTGCGCGTCGACTTCGGGCTACCTGCACCAGTTCGACAACCGCTACCTGTGGATGAACCTCAAGCGGATCATCGGCAGCCACTTCGCCAACTACCGCGAATCGTGGGAGGCGAACCGGCTGATCGCGAAAGGTCTGATCCACCCGACACTGTCGAAGACCTACGCGCTCGAAGACACCGGGCAGGCCGCGCTGGACGTCCACCGCAACGCGCATCAGGGCAAGGTCGGCGTGCTCGCCCTTGCCCCGGAAGAAGGTCTGGGCGTCCGGAACCACGAGTTGCGCGAAAAGCACATCGACGGGATCAACGCGTTCCGGAACGTTTAG
- a CDS encoding cation acetate symporter — protein MTLAAGVEGSSPVLNITIFGLFVVVTLFVVFRASRNSKTASDYYAAGRAFTGPQNGVAIAGDYLSAASFLGIAGAIAVYGYDGFLYSIGFLVAWLVALLLVAELLRNTGKFTMGDVLAFRMKQRPVRAAAATSTLAVSFFYLLAQMAGAGGLVALLLGIESKAGQSAIIVIVGIIMIAYVLIGGMKGTTWVQIIKAALLIVGALVMTLWVLGRYGFDLSSLLQGAVDRAGSAGEALLGPGNQYGKTGTTKLDFLSLGIALVLGTAGLPHVLMRFYTVPTAKDARRSVVWAIALIGVFYLFTLVLGYGAGALVGADRIKAAPGGVNSAAPLLALELGGPVLLGLIAAIAFATILAVVAGLTITASASFAHDVYASVLKKGKASPASEVKVARITALVIGAVAILGGILANGQNIAFLVALAFAVAASANLPTILYSLFWKRFNTQGALWSIYGGLGVCILLIVFSPAVSGKPVDAKTGKSASMIQGVDFHWFPLDNPGLVSIPIAFFLGWLGTVLSKEHNQKKYAEMEVRSLTGVGAEKAVAH, from the coding sequence ATGACCCTCGCCGCCGGAGTCGAGGGCAGCAGCCCCGTCCTCAACATCACCATCTTCGGGCTCTTCGTGGTCGTCACGCTGTTCGTCGTGTTCCGGGCCAGCCGCAACTCGAAGACGGCGTCGGACTACTACGCCGCGGGGCGCGCGTTCACCGGGCCGCAGAACGGTGTGGCCATCGCGGGCGACTACCTGTCCGCCGCGTCGTTCCTCGGGATCGCGGGCGCGATCGCCGTCTACGGCTACGACGGTTTCCTTTACTCCATCGGATTCCTGGTGGCCTGGCTGGTGGCGTTGCTGCTGGTCGCGGAACTGCTGCGCAACACCGGCAAGTTCACCATGGGCGACGTGCTGGCGTTCCGGATGAAGCAGCGCCCGGTGCGGGCCGCGGCGGCGACGTCCACCCTGGCCGTCTCGTTCTTCTACCTGCTCGCGCAGATGGCCGGCGCCGGTGGCCTCGTCGCGCTGCTGCTCGGGATCGAGAGCAAGGCCGGGCAGTCCGCGATCATCGTGATCGTCGGCATCATCATGATCGCCTACGTGCTCATCGGCGGGATGAAGGGCACCACCTGGGTCCAGATCATCAAGGCCGCACTGCTCATCGTCGGCGCGCTGGTGATGACGCTCTGGGTGCTGGGCAGGTACGGCTTCGACCTTTCCTCGCTGCTGCAAGGTGCCGTGGACAGGGCGGGCAGCGCCGGTGAAGCGCTGCTCGGGCCGGGCAACCAGTACGGCAAGACCGGCACCACCAAACTGGACTTCCTGTCGCTGGGCATCGCGCTGGTCCTCGGCACCGCGGGCCTGCCACACGTGCTCATGCGCTTCTACACGGTGCCGACGGCGAAGGACGCGCGCCGTTCCGTGGTCTGGGCGATCGCGCTGATCGGCGTCTTCTACCTGTTCACGCTGGTGCTCGGCTACGGTGCCGGCGCGCTGGTCGGCGCGGACCGGATCAAGGCCGCCCCCGGTGGCGTGAACTCGGCGGCTCCGCTGCTGGCGCTGGAACTCGGCGGACCGGTCCTGCTCGGCCTGATCGCGGCGATCGCCTTCGCGACGATCCTCGCCGTGGTCGCGGGCCTGACGATCACCGCGTCGGCGTCGTTCGCGCACGACGTCTACGCCAGCGTGCTCAAGAAGGGCAAGGCGAGCCCGGCCTCGGAGGTGAAGGTCGCCCGGATCACCGCGCTGGTGATCGGGGCGGTCGCGATCCTCGGCGGCATCCTCGCCAACGGGCAGAACATCGCGTTCCTGGTGGCACTCGCGTTCGCGGTGGCGGCGTCGGCGAACCTGCCCACCATCCTCTACTCGCTGTTCTGGAAGCGGTTCAACACCCAGGGCGCGTTGTGGAGCATCTACGGCGGTCTCGGGGTTTGCATCTTGCTGATCGTCTTCTCGCCGGCCGTCTCGGGTAAGCCCGTCGACGCCAAGACCGGCAAGAGCGCTTCGATGATCCAGGGCGTCGACTTCCACTGGTTCCCGCTGGACAATCCGGGTCTCGTCTCGATCCCGATCGCGTTCTTCCTCGGCTGGCTCGGCACGGTGCTGTCCAAGGAGCACAACCAGAAGAAGTACGCCGAGATGGAGGTCCGCTCGCTCACCGGCGTGGGTGCCGAAAAGGCCGTCGCCCACTAG
- a CDS encoding SPW repeat protein, translating into MNEPTTRPWNRPHDRAEVVIGVVVTLSPLWMTTDSTAMWSLVLLGALIALDGPASLAMPGMVYGEGIQIVLGALLFLSPWVMGYTDLAGASWTAWIGGVLTVVAGAAAMPIAQATHRTAGQH; encoded by the coding sequence ATGAACGAACCCACGACGCGCCCTTGGAACCGTCCCCATGACCGGGCGGAGGTGGTCATCGGTGTCGTGGTCACGCTTTCACCCCTCTGGATGACCACGGACAGCACCGCCATGTGGTCGCTCGTCCTCCTGGGCGCGCTGATCGCCCTCGACGGCCCCGCGTCGCTTGCGATGCCTGGCATGGTCTATGGCGAAGGCATCCAGATCGTGCTGGGCGCGCTGTTGTTCCTTTCACCCTGGGTGATGGGATACACCGACTTGGCGGGCGCGTCCTGGACCGCCTGGATCGGCGGCGTCCTGACGGTGGTGGCCGGGGCGGCGGCGATGCCGATCGCCCAGGCGACGCACCGGACGGCGGGGCAGCACTGA
- a CDS encoding carboxymuconolactone decarboxylase family protein, with protein sequence MTERIHVGKRVPEIYQAMVGLQAEVEKAAANAGVDHKILELVKMRSSQINHCAFCLDMHSHEALQRGESPRRLFVLQGWRETELFTEQERAALALTEAITNVATLHDVPDDVYEEATRVFTEEQYRAIVWEAIAINSWNRMCVTSHAPLPERAE encoded by the coding sequence ATGACCGAGCGAATCCACGTGGGCAAAAGAGTGCCCGAGATCTATCAGGCCATGGTCGGACTGCAGGCCGAAGTCGAGAAGGCCGCCGCGAACGCCGGCGTCGACCACAAGATCCTCGAACTGGTGAAGATGCGGTCGTCGCAGATCAACCACTGCGCGTTCTGCCTCGACATGCACTCCCACGAGGCGCTGCAGAGGGGCGAGTCGCCGCGGCGGCTGTTCGTGCTGCAGGGCTGGCGCGAGACCGAACTGTTCACCGAGCAGGAGCGCGCCGCGCTCGCGCTCACCGAGGCGATCACGAACGTGGCGACCCTGCACGACGTCCCGGACGACGTCTACGAAGAGGCCACTCGCGTCTTCACCGAGGAGCAGTACCGCGCCATCGTCTGGGAGGCCATCGCGATCAACAGCTGGAACCGGATGTGCGTGACCAGCCACGCGCCGCTGCCCGAGCGCGCCGAATGA